GATCCCGCTCGCTTTCCACGCCGAGTCGACGCGCCACGTCCGCTCCGACAACGGTTCCGGAAGGGACGAAGTAGAGCTGCCGCGGGTAGCTGATGCCGCCGTCATACTCACCGAGGAAGGCCAGTCCTTGCAGGGCAGCCAGACGCTTGGCGAGCTGCTCGTGCACCGCCCTCTCGTGTTGCGGCTCGTTGGATCGGTTGCCAAGGGTGACGACGGCCCCTCGGGTATCCTGCGGCGTATCCGCACTCTTCATAGGTGGACTCGCTCCATGGACTGCTGGTACTTGCACGACGAAGCGGTGTCGACGCGCTCTTCGCTCGTTGCCACCCGACCAAAGCGGATCCGGTGTATCGGATAGACCCCTGATTTACGCTATCTATCCTTCCGCAACCCGGCTCGCCGCTGCCCAGCGCCAAACCACCGGAACGAAAAAGGGGGAGCCGACCTGCGTCGACTCCCCCTTTTTATTCACCCGCGCTTCAGTCGACGACCGAACTGCGGATCAGGTGATCGAAGGCGCTCAGCGAGGCCTTGGCCCCTTCGCCGACCGCGATGACGATCTGCTTGTACGGTACCGTCGTGACGTCTCCGGCGGCGAAGATGCCCGGCAGCGAAGTCTCGCCACGCGCATCGACGATGATCTCGCCGCGCGAGGTCAGTTCTACCGTGCCCTTGAGCCAGTCGGAGTTCGGCAGCAGGCCGATCTGCACGAAGATGCCTTCCAGCTCCAGGCTGTGGAACTCGCTGGAGGTGCGGTCCTTGTAGGTCAGCCCGGTGACCTTCTGGCCGTCGCCGTGCACTTCGCTGGTCAGCGCGCTGGTGATGACGGTGACGTTCGGCAGGCTGTGGAGCTTCTTCTGCAGCACGGCATCGGCGCGCAGCTGGCCATCGAACTCCAGCAGCGTGACCTGGGCAACGATACCGGCCAGGTCGATGGCCGCTTCGACACCGGAGTTGCCCCCGCCGATCACCGCCACACGCTTGCCCTTGAACAGCGGGCCATCGCAGTGCGGGCAGTAGGCGACGCCACGGCCACGGTATTGCTGCTCGCCCGGCACGTTCATTTCACGCCAACGGGCACCGGTGGCAAGGATCAACGTCTTGGCCTTCAGCGAAGCGCCGTTCTCCAGCTTGATCTCATACAGACCGCCTTGACCCGAGGCTGGAATCAGCTGGGCGGCACGCTGCAGGTTCATGATGTCGACGTCGTATTCGCGCACGTGGTTTTCCAAGGCGCGGGCCAGTTTCGGGCCTTCGGTTTCGTTCACCGAGATGAAGTTCTCGATGGCCATGGTGTCCAGCACCTGACCGCCGAAGCGCTCAGCCGCGACGCCAGTACGAATCCCCTTACGCGCCGCATAGATAGCCGCCGCAGCGCCAGCCGGGCCACCGCCCACCACCAGCACGTCGAACGGCTCCTTGGCGCTGAGCTTCTCGGCGTCGCGCGCCGAAGCGCCGGTGTCGAGCTTGGCGAGAATCTCTTCTTCACCCATGCGGCCCTGGCCGAACAGCTCACCGTTGAGGTAGATGCTCGGCACGGACATGACCTGGCGAATCGTGACTTCTTCCTGAAACAGCGCACCGTCGATGGCGACGTGGTGGATGTTCGGGTTGAGCACGGCCATCAGGTTCAGCGCCTGGACCACGTCAGGACAGTTCTGGCACGACAGCGAGAAGTAGGTCTCGAAGCGGTACTCGCCGTCGAGGTTTCTGATCTGCTCGATGATCTCCGGCGCCGCCTTCGACGGATGCCCGCCAACCTGCAGCAGGGCCAGGACCAGCGAGGTGAACTCATGGCCCATCGGAATGCCGGCGAAACGCAGGTCGATGTTGCCGCCGATGCGGTTGAGCGCGAACGACGGTTTGCGTACGTCATTGCCGTCGGTGCGTAGGGTGATCTTGTCGCTGAGGCTGGTAATTTCTTCCAGCAGCTCGAGCATTTCCTGGGATTTTTCGCCCTCACCGAGGGACGCGACGATCTCGAACGGCTGGGTGACCTTTTCCAGGTAGGTTTTCAGTTGCGCTTTGAGATTGGTG
This DNA window, taken from Stutzerimonas stutzeri, encodes the following:
- the ahpF gene encoding alkyl hydroperoxide reductase subunit F → MLDTNLKAQLKTYLEKVTQPFEIVASLGEGEKSQEMLELLEEITSLSDKITLRTDGNDVRKPSFALNRIGGNIDLRFAGIPMGHEFTSLVLALLQVGGHPSKAAPEIIEQIRNLDGEYRFETYFSLSCQNCPDVVQALNLMAVLNPNIHHVAIDGALFQEEVTIRQVMSVPSIYLNGELFGQGRMGEEEILAKLDTGASARDAEKLSAKEPFDVLVVGGGPAGAAAAIYAARKGIRTGVAAERFGGQVLDTMAIENFISVNETEGPKLARALENHVREYDVDIMNLQRAAQLIPASGQGGLYEIKLENGASLKAKTLILATGARWREMNVPGEQQYRGRGVAYCPHCDGPLFKGKRVAVIGGGNSGVEAAIDLAGIVAQVTLLEFDGQLRADAVLQKKLHSLPNVTVITSALTSEVHGDGQKVTGLTYKDRTSSEFHSLELEGIFVQIGLLPNSDWLKGTVELTSRGEIIVDARGETSLPGIFAAGDVTTVPYKQIVIAVGEGAKASLSAFDHLIRSSVVD